The following proteins are encoded in a genomic region of Diabrotica virgifera virgifera chromosome 1, PGI_DIABVI_V3a:
- the LOC114349418 gene encoding MIP18 family protein galla-1, producing MLNFFRKRSADKELEKPKMSNNNCRDISELKDIIYDLIRTIKDPEKPSTLEQLEVVYEDGVMVKHSKARNLNIVRIEFNPTIPHCSLATLIGLCIRIKVERSIPEPIKLDIYIKHSAHTTEQEINKQINDKERIAAAMENPNLKEMVENCIVEEDC from the exons atgctAAACTTTTTTCGAAAAAGGTCAGCTGATAAGGAACTCGAGAAACCTAAAATGTCAAATAATAATTGCCGCGATATTTCAGaattaaaagatataatttaTG ATTTAATAAGAACAATAAAGGATCCTGAAAAACCAAGTACTTTGGAACAACTAGAGGTTGTGTACGAAGACGGAGTTATG GTCAAACACTCCAAAGCCAGAAATCTGAATATTGTAagaattgaatttaatccaaCAATACCACATTGCTCTTTGGCAACATTAATTGGATTATGTATTAGGATTAAAGTCGAAAGAAGTATTCCTGAACCTATTAAACTggatatttatataaaacatagTGCACATACAACAGAACAGGAAA taaataaacaaataaatgataaAGAAAGAATAGCAGCCGCAATGGAAAATCCCAATTTAAAAGAAATGGTAGAAAATTGTATTGTAGAAGAAGACTGCTGA